Proteins from a genomic interval of Zingiber officinale cultivar Zhangliang chromosome 1B, Zo_v1.1, whole genome shotgun sequence:
- the LOC122046851 gene encoding pathogenesis-related protein STH-2-like — protein MIDPAPYLQGLHKDCPFPLQLHPLVVRPLLVTCDLVCILSNKMVSGSCTDEVTLNVSAARLWKGAVCEPHILYPKLLPDFFSKAERIGEGIGAVNVFYFAPASNMPLGSFNKNKIVVLDEATYTFKNTATEGGLIGVLLKSLDYESVFVPSGADSCIAKIKMEYETLGDKDLSEEELKPIRDGSIGVLKAVEGYLLANPDVYA, from the exons ATGATTGACCCGGCACCGTACCTTCAAGGTCTACATAAAGACTGTCCTTTTCCCCTGCAACTTCATCCACTGGTAGTTCGACCTCTTCTAGTCACTTGCGATCTAGTCTGCATCCTCAGCAACAAAATGGTGTCTGGTTCCTGCACCGATGAGGTCACCCTCAATGTCTCTGCCGCAAGGCTCTGGAAAGGAGCAGTGTGCGAACCCCACATCTTGTACCCTAAGCTCTTGCCTGATTTTTTCTCGAAAGCTGAGCGCATTGGAGAGGGAATTGGAGCCGTCAATGTTTTCTACTTTGCTCCAG CTTCTAATATGCCACTGGGAAGCTTCAACAAGAACAAAATAGTAGTTTTGGATGAGGCAACTTACACTTTCAAAAACACAGCCACCGAAGGAGGTCTCATTGGCGTGCTACTCAAGTCACTTGATTATGAGTCAGTGTTTGTGCCTTCGGGTGCTGATAGTTGCATTGCAAAGATCAAGATGGAGTATGAAACACTCGGGGACAAGGATCTTAGTGAGGAAGAGCTAAAACCCATTAGAGATGGATCCATTGGAGTCCTCAAAGCTGTCGAAGGATACTTGCTCGCTAATCCTGATGTCTATGCATGA
- the LOC122005424 gene encoding pathogenesis-related protein 1-like, giving the protein MVSGSCTDEVAFNVSAARLWKGAIEEPHILHPKLMPDLFSKAERIGEGVGAINVFYFSPAANLPRSFNKNKIEVLDEATFTFKNSAVEGGGLLGVVVKSYIYESVFIPSGADSCVAKIKFEYETIGDKDLSEEELKSNRVGSIGVLKAVEGYLLANPDVYA; this is encoded by the exons ATGGTTTCCGGTTCCTGCACGGATGAGGTCGCTTTCAATGTCTCAGCCGCAAGGCTCTGGAAAGGAGCGATCGAGGAGCCCCATATCTTGCACCCCAAGCTCATGCCTGACCTTTTTTCCAAAGCCGAGCGTATCGGAGAGGGAGTCGGAGCTATTAACGTTTTCTACTTCTCTCCAG CCGCAAATCTGCCACGAAGCTTCAACAAGAACAAGATAGAAGTGCTTGATGAAGCGACATTCACTTTTAAGAATTCAGCCGTCGAAGGAGGAGGGCTCCTTGGCGTGGTTGTTAAATCATATATCTATGAGTCCGTCTTCATTCCATCCGGCGCTGATAGTTGCGTTGCAAAGATCAAGTTTGAGTATGAAACAATTGGGGACAAAGATCTCAGTGAAGAGGAACTAAAATCTAACAGAGtaggatcgattggagtgctcaAGGCCGTGGAAGGATATCTACTTGCCAATCCTGATGTCTACGCTTAA
- the LOC122006181 gene encoding pathogenesis-related protein STH-2-like, translating into MVSGSCTDEVTLNVSAARLWKGAVCEPHILYPKLLPDFFSKAERIGEGVGAVNVFYFAPASNMPLGSFNKNKIVVLDEATYTFKNTATEGGLIGVLLKSLDYESVFVPSGADSCIAKIKMEYETLGDKDLSEEELKPIRDGSIGVLKAVEGYLLANPDVYA; encoded by the exons ATGGTGTCTGGTTCCTGCACCGATGAGGTCACCCTCAATGTCTCTGCCGCAAGGCTCTGGAAAGGAGCAGTGTGCGAACCCCACATCTTGTACCCTAAGCTCTTGCCTGATTTTTTCTCTAAAGCTGAACGTATTGGAGAGGGAGTTGGAGCCGTCAATGTTTTCTATTTTGCTCCAG CTTCTAATATGCCACTGGGAAGCTTCAACAAGAACAAAATAGTAGTGTTGGATGAGGCAACTTACACTTTCAAAAATACAGCCACCGAAGGAGGTCTCATTGGCGTATTGCTCAAGTCACTTGATTATGAGTCAGTGTTTGTGCCTTCGGGTGCTGATAGTTGCATTGCAAAGATCAAGATGGAGTATGAAACACTCGGGGACAAGGATCTTAGTGAGGAAGAGCTAAAACCCATTAGAGATGGATCCATCGGAGTCCTCAAAGCTGTCGAAGGATACTTGCTCGCTAATCCTGATGTCTATGCATGA